A genomic stretch from Pyxidicoccus xibeiensis includes:
- a CDS encoding deacetylase gives MPRTLPVSSRFRRIYEQLSGADLAVSEGTELSLEDLALDDPHASRVDLLFGTYSPQGLERALRAYGLLQRVEERVGPLELRLRVDDPYRPRILLWSRCFYAPVADLCLRKTVGAEVGLTDALAQAPLLYVDSLLLQNPGRPFDWNRPPLPGQTHPGLALSGQLLELLHLMARRVGAEGLALIPATFAAAAVYERRFLFVDGAAQGRFLALKAAGQERPRWLLAWAVELGCMRDAEGRSVPFIPTPMLAPLSRRMIQHFGSRTWEAALQAGAPPRFSLDEETLQQRFPWERMPPGPPPGRVAELLGYDPLAPVTSQASLGATGP, from the coding sequence ATGCCCCGGACCCTGCCCGTCAGCTCCCGCTTCCGCCGCATCTATGAACAGCTGAGCGGGGCGGACCTGGCGGTCTCCGAGGGCACCGAACTCTCCCTGGAGGATCTGGCCCTGGACGACCCCCACGCCTCCCGCGTGGACCTCCTCTTCGGTACCTACAGCCCCCAGGGCCTGGAGCGCGCCCTGCGCGCCTATGGCCTGCTCCAGCGCGTGGAGGAGCGCGTGGGCCCGCTGGAGCTGCGCCTCCGGGTCGACGACCCGTACCGCCCCCGCATCCTCCTCTGGAGCCGCTGCTTCTACGCCCCCGTGGCCGACCTGTGCCTGCGCAAGACGGTGGGCGCCGAGGTGGGCCTCACCGACGCGCTCGCCCAGGCGCCGCTGCTCTACGTGGACTCGCTCCTGCTCCAGAACCCGGGCCGCCCCTTCGACTGGAACCGCCCCCCGCTGCCCGGACAGACGCACCCCGGCCTCGCCCTGTCCGGCCAGCTGCTGGAGCTGCTGCACCTCATGGCCCGCCGCGTGGGCGCCGAGGGCCTGGCCCTCATCCCCGCCACCTTCGCCGCCGCCGCCGTCTACGAGCGCCGCTTCCTCTTCGTGGACGGCGCCGCCCAGGGGCGCTTCCTCGCCCTCAAGGCGGCGGGGCAGGAGCGCCCCCGGTGGCTGCTCGCCTGGGCCGTGGAGCTGGGCTGCATGCGGGACGCCGAGGGCCGCTCCGTCCCCTTCATCCCCACCCCCATGCTGGCCCCCTTGAGCCGGCGGATGATCCAGCACTTCGGCTCGCGCACCTGGGAAGCGGCGCTCCAGGCGGGGGCTCCGCCGCGCTTCTCGCTCGACGAGGAGACGCTCCAGCAGCGCTTCCCCTGGGAGCGCATGCCGCCCGGGCCGCCGCCCGGGCGGGTGGCGGAGCTGCTCGGGTATGACCCGCTTGCTCCCGTTACGTCCCAGGCTTCACTGGGTGCTACAGGCCCGTAG
- a CDS encoding PhoH family protein, translating to MRKNFILDTNVLLHDPRSIYGFQDNNVIIPIYVIEEIDQFKRDLSELGRNARLVARYLDSFRAEGSLKEGVALPHGGMLRVNFTDRELPLSMADSNLMDNRILAVAIDLMEKEPETQAVFITKDTNLRIRADALGLIAEDYDAERVEITELYTGFTERLVPRDLVDQMYKQGAEVELPDADTLAPNQLVLLKDETNPSHTAMGRFHGTKARLVPLLRSIKDGTWGVRPRNMEQTFCLDLLLNDDIKLVTIVGKAGTGKTLLAIAAGLQKVTEEGLYQKLLVSRPIFPLGRDIGYLPGSVEEKLNPWMQPIFDNVEFLMNLSRADKKAGRGYHELLDLGLMEIEPLTYIRGRSLPNQFIIVDEAQNLTPHEVKTIITRVGDNTKIILTGDPFQIDNPYVDSTNNGLVHVVNRFKSEKIAAHITMAKGERSALAELAANLL from the coding sequence ATGCGAAAGAACTTCATCCTCGACACCAACGTCCTCCTTCACGACCCACGCAGCATCTACGGCTTCCAAGACAACAACGTCATCATCCCCATCTACGTCATCGAGGAGATCGACCAGTTCAAGCGCGATCTCTCGGAGCTGGGGCGCAACGCGCGCCTGGTGGCGCGCTACCTGGACTCGTTCCGCGCGGAGGGCTCCCTGAAGGAGGGCGTCGCGCTGCCGCACGGAGGCATGCTCCGCGTCAACTTCACCGACCGCGAGCTGCCGCTGTCCATGGCGGACAGCAACCTGATGGACAACCGCATCCTCGCGGTGGCCATCGACCTGATGGAGAAGGAGCCTGAGACGCAGGCCGTCTTCATCACCAAGGACACCAACCTGCGCATCCGCGCGGACGCGCTCGGCCTCATCGCCGAGGACTACGACGCCGAGCGGGTGGAGATCACCGAGCTGTACACCGGCTTCACCGAGCGGCTCGTCCCGCGCGACCTGGTGGACCAGATGTACAAGCAGGGCGCCGAGGTGGAGCTGCCCGACGCGGACACGCTCGCCCCCAACCAGCTGGTGCTCCTCAAGGACGAGACGAACCCGTCCCACACCGCCATGGGCCGCTTCCATGGAACGAAGGCCCGGCTGGTGCCCCTGCTGCGCTCCATCAAGGACGGCACCTGGGGCGTGCGCCCTCGCAACATGGAGCAGACCTTCTGCCTGGACCTGCTCCTCAACGACGACATCAAGCTGGTCACCATCGTCGGCAAGGCGGGCACGGGCAAGACGCTGCTCGCCATCGCCGCGGGCCTGCAGAAGGTGACGGAGGAGGGGCTGTACCAGAAGCTGCTGGTGAGCCGGCCCATCTTCCCGCTCGGGCGGGACATCGGCTACCTGCCGGGCAGCGTCGAGGAGAAGCTCAACCCCTGGATGCAGCCCATCTTCGACAACGTGGAGTTCCTGATGAACCTCAGCCGCGCGGACAAGAAGGCCGGCCGCGGCTACCACGAGCTGCTGGACCTGGGGCTGATGGAGATTGAGCCGCTGACGTACATCCGCGGCCGCAGCCTCCCCAACCAGTTCATCATCGTGGACGAGGCCCAGAACCTCACGCCACACGAGGTGAAGACCATCATCACCCGCGTGGGCGACAACACGAAGATCATCCTGACGGGAGACCCGTTCCAGATCGACAACCCGTACGTGGACTCGACCAACAACGGGCTCGTCCACGTCGTGAACCGCTTCAAGAGCGAGAAGATCGCCGCGCACATCACCATGGCCAAGGGAGAGCGCAGCGCCCTGGCCGAGCTCGCCGCAAACCTGCTCTAG
- a CDS encoding HP0495 family protein, giving the protein MTKDGPESTPPAGDEEKKPLIEYPSVYTFKVMGKQEPPGFTEHVRELFRRLMGTEVSPDSIREQPSSKGTYVSLSVSVYLLSEEHRRAIYAGLHKDERVIYYL; this is encoded by the coding sequence ATGACGAAGGATGGTCCTGAGAGCACACCCCCTGCTGGCGATGAGGAGAAGAAGCCCCTCATCGAGTACCCGTCGGTCTACACCTTCAAGGTGATGGGCAAGCAGGAGCCCCCCGGCTTCACCGAGCACGTGAGGGAGCTGTTCCGGAGGCTGATGGGGACGGAGGTTTCTCCGGACTCCATCCGCGAGCAGCCCAGCAGCAAGGGCACCTATGTGTCCTTGAGCGTGTCGGTGTACCTGCTGTCCGAGGAGCACCGGCGCGCCATCTACGCCGGGCTCCACAAAGACGAGCGGGTCATCTACTACCTGTGA
- a CDS encoding SAM-dependent methyltransferase codes for MSPAEPFPLYHPAGVRRAFGSEDATRRFAKVAQLEPGARVLVLGCGPDGHAALLLARELGCSVVAADTDEALLATLRERVRAQGLSDRLEVRRVSLESLGLPEGEFNAILIQGHVLYPLKPTLASMRPLLAKRGRLGLTFPARVGRFAPKATLDFWERRVGGPLLLPRELLQTLEASGYEPESAETLHDAELDVLYRDIQEHLPAGSNAQTAGLREELALHRESNGKASVSYAFVVGRRKEPGEKPPASRDRG; via the coding sequence ATGAGTCCCGCAGAGCCCTTCCCCCTCTACCACCCCGCGGGCGTCCGGCGAGCGTTCGGCTCGGAAGATGCGACGCGGCGCTTCGCCAAGGTGGCCCAGCTGGAGCCGGGCGCGCGGGTGCTGGTGCTCGGCTGCGGCCCGGACGGGCACGCGGCGCTGCTGCTGGCCCGGGAGCTGGGCTGCTCGGTGGTGGCCGCGGACACGGACGAGGCGCTGCTGGCGACGCTGCGCGAGCGCGTGCGCGCCCAGGGGCTGTCCGACAGGCTCGAGGTGCGGCGCGTGTCGCTGGAGTCGCTCGGCCTGCCGGAGGGGGAGTTCAACGCCATCCTCATCCAGGGCCACGTGCTGTACCCGCTGAAGCCCACGCTGGCGAGCATGCGCCCCCTGCTGGCGAAGCGCGGCCGGCTGGGCCTCACGTTCCCCGCGAGGGTGGGGCGCTTCGCGCCCAAGGCCACGCTCGACTTCTGGGAGCGGCGCGTCGGCGGGCCGCTGCTGCTGCCCCGCGAGTTGCTCCAGACGCTGGAGGCCTCCGGCTACGAGCCCGAGTCCGCCGAGACGCTGCACGACGCCGAGCTGGACGTGCTCTACCGGGACATCCAGGAGCACCTGCCGGCGGGCTCCAACGCCCAGACGGCCGGGCTGCGCGAGGAGCTGGCCCTGCACCGCGAGAGCAACGGCAAGGCCAGCGTCAGCTACGCGTTCGTCGTGGGGCGCCGCAAGGAGCCGGGCGAGAAGCCTCCGGCGTCACGCGACAGGGGCTAG
- a CDS encoding diacylglycerol/lipid kinase family protein, giving the protein MLVQPLRSPDFRRSPASDVAPEPKVAVLLNANARKVDARVVKSLSHVVPEQDLFLSRSPLDARRIVQTVLERGYPTVFTGGGDGTFMGFVNEVLQQVGPRGRFAGQAAPRFGILKLGTGNGIAAHVNASSTRGDGILNDVLRARTGEVPAFRPMDLLMVDGQRAPFAGLGVDGKVLNDYIWVKENLGKGLLKNVLSGSGGYFSAVACKTVPHYLTNSTWVECEVINGQAGEAYRLGADGRPVGDALAPGATLFRGRLMMAAAGTMPFYGYGFRMFPFASERRGFMQLRLGQVTPTQVLTHLPKLWNGRWFPEGLHDFHAREVTIRFARPMPFQVGGDAAGYRDQVSLSVAPESIELVDFNGAIN; this is encoded by the coding sequence ATGCTCGTCCAGCCCCTCCGCTCGCCTGATTTCCGCCGGTCTCCCGCGTCGGATGTCGCCCCCGAGCCGAAGGTCGCGGTGCTGTTGAATGCCAATGCCCGCAAGGTGGATGCGCGGGTGGTGAAGTCGCTGTCCCATGTGGTGCCGGAGCAGGACCTCTTCCTCTCCCGCTCGCCCCTGGACGCGCGTCGCATCGTCCAGACGGTGCTCGAGCGTGGCTACCCCACCGTCTTCACGGGTGGCGGTGACGGCACCTTCATGGGCTTCGTCAACGAGGTGCTGCAGCAGGTGGGGCCGCGCGGCCGCTTCGCGGGCCAGGCCGCGCCCCGCTTCGGCATCCTCAAGCTGGGCACGGGCAACGGCATCGCCGCGCACGTCAACGCCTCCAGCACCCGCGGGGACGGCATCCTCAACGACGTGCTGCGCGCCCGCACCGGTGAAGTCCCCGCCTTCCGCCCCATGGACCTGCTGATGGTGGACGGGCAGCGCGCGCCGTTCGCCGGGCTGGGCGTGGATGGCAAGGTGCTCAACGACTACATCTGGGTGAAGGAGAACCTGGGCAAGGGGCTCCTGAAGAACGTCCTCTCCGGCAGCGGCGGGTACTTCTCCGCGGTGGCCTGCAAGACGGTGCCGCACTACCTGACGAACTCCACCTGGGTGGAGTGCGAGGTCATCAACGGCCAGGCCGGCGAGGCGTACCGCCTGGGCGCGGACGGCCGCCCGGTGGGTGACGCGCTGGCGCCCGGGGCCACGCTGTTCCGCGGCCGGCTGATGATGGCGGCGGCGGGCACCATGCCCTTCTACGGGTACGGCTTCCGCATGTTCCCCTTCGCCAGCGAGCGCCGCGGCTTCATGCAGCTGCGCCTGGGCCAGGTGACGCCCACGCAGGTGCTCACCCACCTGCCCAAGCTGTGGAACGGCCGCTGGTTCCCGGAAGGCCTGCACGACTTCCACGCCCGCGAGGTCACCATCCGCTTCGCCCGCCCCATGCCCTTCCAGGTGGGTGGCGACGCGGCCGGCTACCGCGACCAGGTGTCGCTGTCCGTGGCCCCGGAGTCCATCGAGCTGGTGGACTTCAACGGCGCCATCAACTGA
- the dnaK gene encoding molecular chaperone DnaK gives MGKIIGIDLGTTNSVVAIMEGREPKVIVNEEGSRITPSVVAFTKDGERLVGQVAKRQAITNPERTVYSIKRFMGRRHDEVAEEAKLVPYRVARGPHGDARVDIDQKQYSAPEISAQVLLKLKRAAENYLGEKVTEAVITVPAYFNDAQRQATKDAGEIAGLNVRRIVNEPTAAALAYGLDKKKDEKIAVYDFGGGTFDISILEVGESVVDVLATNGDTHLGGDNIDLRIMDWLVAEFKKDTGLDVTKDKMVIQRLKEAAEKAKIELSSAMETDINLPFLTADASGPKHLNVKLTRAKFEAMIDDLIERSLEPCRKCLKDSGLDPKELNEVVLVGGTTRIPKVQEAVKRLFGKEPNRSVNPDEVVAVGAAVQAGVLSGEVKDILLLDVTPLSLGVETLGGVMTKLIERNTTIPTRKSETFSTAADGQTQVEIHVLQGEREMAGDNRSLGRFHLTGMPPAPRGVPQIEVTFDIDANGILNVSAKDKATGKDNKVTITHSSGLAKDEVEKMVADARSNEAADKARRELVEVKNQAESAAYASEKLLKENKDKLSADTAKALEEGVAELNKVRDGQDKDTIKAALDKLQAASYKAAEEMYRATGGAPGEAPPPGAGPSAGPGSQATPKKDDVVDAEFRQS, from the coding sequence GTGGGCAAGATTATCGGGATCGACCTGGGCACCACGAACAGCGTGGTTGCGATCATGGAGGGTCGCGAGCCCAAGGTGATCGTCAACGAGGAAGGCAGCCGCATCACGCCCTCGGTGGTCGCGTTCACGAAGGATGGGGAGCGCCTGGTCGGTCAGGTGGCGAAGCGTCAGGCCATCACCAACCCCGAGCGCACGGTGTACTCCATCAAGCGCTTCATGGGCCGCCGCCACGATGAGGTGGCCGAGGAGGCCAAGCTGGTCCCCTACCGCGTCGCCCGTGGCCCCCACGGTGATGCGCGCGTGGACATCGACCAGAAGCAGTACAGCGCGCCGGAGATCAGCGCGCAGGTGCTGCTGAAGCTCAAGCGCGCGGCGGAGAACTACCTGGGCGAGAAGGTGACGGAGGCGGTCATCACCGTCCCGGCGTACTTCAACGACGCCCAGCGCCAGGCCACCAAGGACGCCGGTGAGATTGCCGGCCTCAACGTGCGGCGCATCGTGAACGAGCCGACGGCGGCGGCGCTCGCGTACGGCCTGGACAAGAAGAAGGACGAGAAGATCGCCGTCTACGACTTTGGCGGCGGCACGTTCGACATCTCCATCCTGGAGGTGGGCGAGAGCGTGGTCGACGTGCTGGCGACGAACGGTGACACGCACCTGGGCGGCGACAACATCGACCTGCGGATCATGGATTGGCTGGTCGCCGAGTTCAAGAAGGACACCGGGCTCGACGTCACCAAGGACAAGATGGTCATCCAGCGCCTGAAGGAGGCGGCGGAGAAGGCGAAGATCGAGCTGTCGAGCGCGATGGAGACGGACATCAACCTGCCGTTCCTCACGGCGGACGCGTCCGGTCCCAAGCACCTCAACGTCAAGCTCACGCGCGCCAAGTTCGAGGCGATGATCGACGACCTCATCGAGCGCTCGCTGGAGCCGTGTCGCAAGTGCCTCAAGGACTCCGGGTTGGACCCGAAGGAGCTGAACGAGGTCGTGCTGGTGGGCGGCACCACCCGCATCCCGAAGGTGCAGGAGGCGGTGAAGCGGCTGTTCGGCAAGGAGCCGAACCGCTCGGTGAACCCCGACGAGGTCGTGGCGGTGGGCGCGGCGGTGCAGGCCGGCGTGCTGTCCGGCGAGGTGAAGGACATCCTCCTGCTGGACGTGACGCCGCTGAGCCTCGGCGTGGAGACGCTGGGTGGGGTGATGACGAAGCTCATCGAGCGCAACACCACCATCCCCACGCGCAAGTCGGAGACGTTCTCCACGGCCGCGGACGGCCAGACGCAGGTGGAGATCCACGTGCTGCAGGGTGAGCGCGAGATGGCGGGCGACAACCGCAGCCTCGGCCGCTTCCACCTGACGGGCATGCCTCCGGCGCCCCGCGGCGTGCCGCAGATTGAAGTGACGTTCGACATCGACGCGAACGGCATCCTCAACGTCAGCGCGAAGGACAAGGCGACCGGCAAGGACAACAAGGTCACCATCACCCACTCGTCCGGTCTGGCGAAGGACGAGGTGGAGAAGATGGTCGCCGATGCCCGCTCGAACGAGGCCGCCGACAAGGCCCGCCGCGAGCTGGTGGAGGTGAAGAACCAGGCGGAGAGCGCGGCCTACGCTTCGGAGAAGCTGCTGAAGGAGAACAAGGACAAGCTCTCGGCCGACACGGCGAAGGCGCTCGAGGAGGGCGTGGCGGAGCTGAACAAGGTCCGCGACGGCCAGGACAAGGACACCATCAAGGCCGCGCTCGATAAGCTCCAGGCGGCCAGCTACAAGGCGGCCGAGGAGATGTACCGCGCCACGGGCGGCGCCCCGGGCGAGGCGCCTCCTCCGGGGGCCGGTCCCTCCGCGGGTCCGGGCTCGCAGGCCACCCCGAAGAAGGACGACGTGGTGGACGCCGAGTTCCGCCAGTCGTAG
- a CDS encoding SRPBCC family protein: MSRIESSPTSLHPGLVEPEGASSSQAPARPGPARQASSAPASSVVAYRGPSGGPPAQGGAPVQGPRSGPRTGQANGFDFAIGGAFPPLPTGNLAEQTKQLGLTAAQSEAAAASQLLGGGAAVDAYARWHLKLLGASAPIQGAPTSLTDYTSRIPGAAPREAYDYFVRNPGAVFESAGIQLRPATAKLEDGAKLFLEEKGLPPVWAPITVRLEPGANTVHITTLDGHPLRGTNRFVFEDDGGGGTRLRQYSAFQGSSPATAVGMKVMDPIERQHDIWRSVHGHLHDALAE, encoded by the coding sequence ATGTCCCGTATCGAGTCCTCGCCGACCTCCCTCCACCCCGGCCTCGTCGAGCCCGAAGGGGCTTCCTCCTCCCAGGCTCCTGCGCGGCCTGGCCCGGCGCGGCAGGCGTCCTCCGCGCCGGCCAGCTCGGTGGTGGCGTACCGGGGCCCCTCCGGTGGGCCCCCGGCGCAGGGGGGCGCTCCCGTGCAGGGGCCTCGCAGCGGACCCCGGACGGGGCAGGCCAACGGGTTCGACTTCGCCATTGGCGGCGCGTTCCCTCCCCTGCCCACGGGCAACCTGGCGGAGCAGACGAAGCAGCTGGGGCTGACGGCGGCCCAGTCCGAGGCGGCGGCGGCCAGCCAGCTGCTGGGGGGCGGCGCGGCGGTGGACGCATACGCGCGGTGGCACCTGAAGCTGCTGGGGGCGAGCGCGCCCATCCAGGGGGCGCCCACGTCGCTCACGGACTACACCAGCCGCATCCCCGGCGCGGCTCCCCGGGAGGCCTACGACTACTTCGTGCGCAACCCGGGCGCGGTGTTCGAGTCGGCGGGCATCCAGCTGCGGCCGGCGACGGCGAAGCTGGAGGACGGGGCGAAGCTGTTCCTGGAGGAGAAGGGCCTGCCCCCGGTGTGGGCGCCCATCACCGTCCGCCTGGAGCCCGGGGCGAACACGGTGCACATCACCACCCTGGACGGGCACCCGCTGCGAGGGACGAACCGCTTCGTCTTCGAGGACGACGGCGGGGGCGGCACGCGCCTCCGCCAGTACTCCGCCTTCCAGGGCAGCTCCCCGGCCACGGCGGTGGGAATGAAGGTGATGGACCCCATCGAGCGGCAGCACGACATCTGGCGGAGCGTCCACGGCCACCTGCACGACGCCCTCGCGGAGTAG
- a CDS encoding AAA family ATPase: MQAHPPPYVQASRAFRHFFGELREAYLERETLFTQLELALLGREHVLVVGPPGTAKSAIASAVLGRIVDERTGQPSLFSKQLAESTVQTDLIGPVDFKVLTETGRTEYLTEEGMLGSEHAFLDEVFDGRDMLLRSILNVLYERELKHGRRVTTGRTECVIMTSNRYLSEVLARSPELLLAFADRLSFICFVPKSFARKESRAAMLQRFLHGARPDLRAQLSLQQVDLLQDAVTRVKVPSHVLEGVELLADALERALAAQVSKLPDYVPTKYFSQRSAVKALWALKAAVVRDQIYRRPDRPLEATVEDLDSLRWFFLLGGPPAAETEALLKAVVDPRERAQLEIVRLEQRAFDECLAQVRQDLGGGVEREAQALGAVDDVAAAESLGRNWQPAVVSTTAKSLLTKLVPGPRHAANRAPLLGAARALVTALEQRLGRGMAGQGEGRGGLALLSSFRDALALCRAIPELRAGYAPLCESTARYLEGALEMIALSAESVDFEDGLKLEGLVGLADNLEEELSQTTDLAGQLAEGAPAALEALRVEEVEVRRRVVSALRRRAALAFQGSTGRARREPLEALAADSRRLTQLEHSLAVLDPSQAGLKQELLLPLGIAYAREVLSSTPFERIDQYGRAVQSVAENLRREGLSVDVVLAECRDILENRLREHAKLLTREVASPPPQATAVLNGDAYVFYRGEFSARAPDGELASLLSLDGQLAVFRGASAPGFLSDNVRSAVAQAELSFVQSRVKYLRSWLTQLLTSLPAPDSLTERSEAERTVDRLVRSRFPMLALKEGELVRLRGVLSILGSMPGDLGESARRLEGQLRGIDDDFGRFSRQVLSRRSAS, encoded by the coding sequence GTGCAAGCTCATCCGCCGCCCTACGTCCAGGCCTCCCGGGCCTTCCGTCACTTCTTCGGCGAGCTCCGGGAGGCGTACCTGGAGCGAGAGACGCTCTTCACGCAGCTGGAGCTGGCGCTCCTGGGGCGGGAGCACGTGCTGGTGGTGGGGCCGCCGGGCACGGCGAAGAGCGCCATCGCCAGCGCGGTGCTGGGGCGCATCGTCGACGAGCGCACGGGGCAGCCGTCGCTGTTCTCCAAGCAGCTCGCCGAGTCCACCGTGCAGACGGACCTCATCGGCCCGGTGGACTTCAAGGTGCTCACGGAGACGGGGCGCACGGAGTACCTCACCGAAGAGGGCATGCTGGGCTCCGAGCACGCCTTCCTGGACGAGGTGTTCGACGGCCGGGACATGCTGCTGCGCTCCATCCTCAACGTGCTGTACGAGCGCGAGCTGAAGCACGGGCGGCGGGTGACGACGGGGCGCACCGAGTGCGTCATCATGACGAGCAACCGGTACCTCTCCGAGGTGCTCGCGCGCTCGCCGGAGCTGCTGCTGGCCTTCGCGGACCGGCTCAGCTTCATCTGCTTCGTGCCCAAGTCCTTCGCCCGGAAGGAGAGCCGGGCGGCCATGCTCCAGCGCTTCCTGCACGGAGCGCGGCCGGACCTGCGGGCCCAGCTGTCCCTCCAGCAGGTGGACCTGCTGCAGGACGCGGTGACGCGGGTGAAGGTGCCCAGCCACGTGCTGGAGGGCGTGGAGCTGCTGGCGGACGCGCTGGAGCGCGCGCTGGCGGCGCAGGTGTCCAAGCTGCCCGACTACGTGCCCACGAAGTACTTCTCCCAGCGCTCGGCGGTGAAGGCGCTGTGGGCGCTGAAGGCCGCGGTGGTGAGAGATCAAATCTACCGGCGGCCGGACCGGCCGCTGGAAGCCACGGTGGAGGACCTGGACTCGCTGCGCTGGTTCTTCCTGCTGGGGGGCCCGCCAGCGGCGGAGACGGAGGCGCTGCTCAAGGCGGTGGTGGACCCGCGCGAGCGCGCACAGCTGGAAATCGTCCGGCTGGAGCAGCGGGCCTTCGACGAGTGCCTGGCCCAGGTGCGGCAGGACCTGGGGGGCGGCGTGGAGCGCGAGGCCCAGGCGCTGGGGGCGGTCGACGACGTGGCGGCGGCCGAGTCGCTGGGACGCAACTGGCAGCCCGCCGTGGTGTCCACCACCGCGAAGTCGCTGCTGACCAAGCTGGTGCCGGGCCCGCGCCACGCGGCGAACCGGGCCCCGCTGCTGGGCGCCGCGCGGGCGCTCGTCACCGCGCTGGAGCAGCGGCTGGGACGCGGCATGGCGGGGCAGGGCGAGGGCCGGGGTGGGCTGGCGCTGCTGTCCTCCTTCCGCGACGCGCTGGCGCTGTGCCGCGCCATCCCCGAGCTGCGCGCGGGCTACGCGCCGCTGTGCGAGTCCACCGCGCGCTACCTGGAGGGCGCGCTGGAGATGATTGCCCTGTCCGCGGAGAGCGTGGACTTCGAGGACGGCCTCAAGCTCGAGGGGCTGGTGGGGCTGGCGGACAACCTGGAGGAGGAGCTGTCCCAGACGACGGACCTGGCGGGGCAGCTCGCGGAGGGCGCGCCGGCGGCGCTGGAGGCCCTGCGCGTGGAGGAGGTCGAGGTGCGGCGGCGCGTGGTGTCCGCCCTGCGCCGCCGTGCCGCCCTGGCCTTCCAGGGCTCCACGGGACGGGCGCGGAGGGAGCCGCTGGAGGCGCTCGCCGCCGACTCGCGGCGCCTCACGCAGCTGGAGCACTCGCTGGCCGTGCTGGACCCGTCCCAGGCGGGGCTCAAGCAGGAGTTGCTGCTGCCGCTGGGCATCGCCTATGCGCGCGAGGTGCTGTCGTCCACGCCCTTCGAGCGAATCGACCAGTACGGCCGCGCGGTGCAGTCCGTGGCGGAGAACCTGAGGCGCGAGGGCCTGTCCGTGGACGTGGTGCTCGCCGAGTGCCGCGACATCCTCGAGAACCGGCTGCGGGAGCACGCCAAGCTCCTCACCCGCGAGGTGGCCAGCCCTCCGCCCCAGGCCACCGCCGTGCTCAACGGCGACGCGTACGTCTTCTACCGGGGCGAGTTCTCCGCCCGGGCCCCGGACGGCGAGCTGGCCTCGCTGCTCAGCCTGGACGGGCAGCTCGCGGTCTTCCGTGGCGCCTCCGCGCCGGGCTTCCTCTCGGACAACGTGCGCTCGGCGGTGGCACAGGCGGAGCTGTCCTTCGTCCAGTCGCGCGTGAAGTACCTGCGCAGCTGGCTGACGCAGCTGCTCACGTCGCTGCCGGCCCCGGACTCCCTCACCGAGCGCTCCGAGGCGGAGCGCACCGTGGACCGGCTGGTGCGCAGCCGCTTCCCGATGCTGGCCCTGAAGGAGGGGGAGCTGGTGCGCCTGCGGGGCGTGCTGTCCATCCTGGGCTCCATGCCCGGAGACCTGGGCGAGAGTGCCCGCAGGCTGGAGGGGCAGCTGCGCGGCATCGACGACGACTTCGGGCGCTTCAGCCGCCAGGTGCTGTCGCGGCGGTCGGCGTCATGA